The Novipirellula caenicola genome includes a region encoding these proteins:
- the larB gene encoding nickel pincer cofactor biosynthesis protein LarB, producing the protein MNFDSPGLQPPMPHDVSQLSQSDHPALPHSQRDAASLSPEIAALIADVATGATSVADAISALQIAKIGSTENGRTGSEAEKMAVIEGATVDLGRRRRCGFGEVIYGEGKDFELIARIIDSQIADAQTSLVTRVHPEVAEKLKSRFPHSHHHPLGRTFRTHLASQAPCPAPIDPSERSFHVAVITAGSTDAAVAAEAIETLTWMGVAVRVFTDIGVAGPQRLIHALPELQKASAAIVIAGMEGALPPVVAGHLSIPIFAVPTSVGYGATLGGLTPLLGMLSSCASNVAVVNIDAGFKGGYLAGTIIRQLENASNHLPPSENSTHQESQ; encoded by the coding sequence TTGAATTTTGATTCCCCTGGACTGCAACCGCCCATGCCTCACGACGTTTCGCAGCTTTCGCAATCGGACCACCCTGCCCTGCCCCATTCGCAACGCGATGCCGCTTCACTTTCACCGGAAATTGCGGCATTAATCGCGGACGTCGCCACCGGAGCCACGTCGGTGGCCGACGCCATTTCGGCACTTCAAATCGCAAAGATCGGCTCGACTGAAAATGGTCGCACCGGCAGCGAGGCCGAAAAAATGGCCGTCATCGAGGGGGCTACGGTCGATCTGGGCCGACGACGACGCTGCGGTTTCGGCGAAGTGATCTATGGCGAGGGCAAAGATTTTGAGCTGATCGCGCGGATCATCGACTCTCAAATCGCCGATGCGCAAACATCGCTGGTGACTCGCGTTCACCCCGAGGTGGCTGAGAAATTGAAATCTCGCTTCCCCCACAGCCACCACCACCCGCTGGGCCGTACGTTCCGCACTCACCTCGCTTCGCAAGCCCCCTGCCCTGCCCCGATCGATCCCAGCGAACGCTCGTTTCATGTTGCCGTGATCACCGCGGGCAGCACCGATGCCGCGGTGGCCGCCGAAGCGATCGAAACGTTGACCTGGATGGGCGTCGCCGTTCGCGTGTTTACCGACATCGGCGTCGCTGGGCCGCAGCGTCTGATCCACGCGCTACCTGAACTGCAGAAGGCGTCCGCTGCTATCGTGATCGCTGGTATGGAAGGTGCACTGCCTCCGGTGGTCGCGGGCCATCTATCGATCCCAATCTTTGCCGTTCCCACCAGCGTGGGCTACGGCGCGACGCTGGGCGGATTGACCCCGCTGCTTGGCATGCTCAGCAGCTGTGCGTCCAACGTCGCGGTCGTCAACATCGACGCGGGATTCAAAGGCGGCTATTTGGCGGGAACCATCATCCGCCAACTCGAAAATGCAAGCAACCATTTGCCCCCCAGCGAAAACTCGACACACCAGGAATCGCAATGA
- a CDS encoding bifunctional riboflavin kinase/FAD synthetase → MTKIIPLAEVTDAVRGGVISIGNFDGVHRGHAALIGKAREMANRIAGPVVAVVLDPHPAAILRPDRVPPKLTWIERRAELLSHLDTDFLIVVPTNQQFLNLSAADFFSSLIKRTLAAKGMVEGPNFFFGRGREGNIETLQALCDQSEIELAVADSSIDSDAMISSTRIRQQLEAGKIESAVHMLGHPHQIRGRVVRGDGRGAKIGFPTANLDEIDVLVPAVGVYGGYAIHDGQRYQAAIHIGPNPTFNNRSERKVEVHLMDYTGDLYDQTLLVDFVSRVRDIARFDSAEALVAQLQMDIASVRSSLGKPENDHIENAKSTNKTNFK, encoded by the coding sequence GTGACGAAAATCATCCCGCTTGCCGAAGTGACTGATGCGGTTCGCGGCGGCGTGATCAGCATCGGTAATTTCGATGGCGTGCATCGTGGCCATGCGGCTTTGATTGGCAAGGCTCGAGAAATGGCCAACCGCATCGCGGGCCCGGTCGTCGCAGTTGTTCTGGACCCGCATCCCGCTGCGATCCTGCGTCCCGACCGCGTGCCGCCAAAATTGACCTGGATCGAGCGTCGAGCCGAATTGCTTTCGCATCTCGATACCGATTTTCTAATCGTAGTGCCGACGAACCAGCAGTTTTTGAACCTTTCGGCTGCAGATTTCTTTTCATCATTGATCAAGAGAACGCTGGCGGCCAAAGGCATGGTCGAAGGCCCCAATTTCTTTTTTGGCCGTGGTCGCGAAGGCAATATCGAAACGTTGCAAGCACTGTGTGATCAGTCCGAGATTGAATTGGCGGTCGCGGATTCGAGCATCGACAGCGACGCGATGATCAGCAGTACGCGGATTCGCCAGCAACTCGAAGCGGGAAAGATCGAATCGGCGGTTCACATGCTGGGGCATCCGCACCAGATCCGTGGGCGTGTCGTCCGCGGCGATGGACGCGGTGCAAAAATCGGCTTCCCGACCGCCAACCTGGACGAGATCGACGTCCTTGTCCCCGCAGTCGGCGTCTATGGGGGGTATGCGATCCATGATGGCCAACGCTACCAGGCCGCCATCCATATTGGCCCCAACCCGACGTTCAATAATCGCAGCGAACGCAAAGTGGAAGTTCATCTGATGGACTACACTGGGGATCTTTATGACCAAACGCTGCTGGTTGACTTTGTCAGTCGAGTGCGCGACATTGCCCGCTTCGATTCGGCCGAAGCCTTGGTCGCTCAGCTGCAAATGGACATCGCCTCGGTGCGATCGTCCCTTGGCAAACCTGAAAACGACCACATCGAAAACGCCAAATCCACAAACAAGACAAATTTCAAGTAA
- a CDS encoding c-type cytochrome domain-containing protein, whose translation MDVVIMEKGGSGPVKILDDEGRMVNFQRDIAPILVARCLDCHGPKEAKNDFRVDDVDSLMGYVEAEDIESSSLYVDYLTTDDEDMLMPPAAHGGPLTPGELALIRVWISEGAHWPEDVPLLASAESVPPVAPESVAKSLPERAWAFQGYLHPATVHFPIALLTVGALFVVLGMKWPEIGTQIPLACLILGALSSVAATAMGWSFATQQGYAGWDRIDFDSEVFWHRWSGIIVTIMAVVLMVVAAISVWKDSIAWTRIWKVGLLVVAGIVGLVGHQGGELSYGKDFYPKAFRVLFGTEGQSQSPIAVVVESNEGVTVETQSATTAASE comes from the coding sequence ATGGACGTCGTGATCATGGAAAAAGGGGGTTCTGGGCCGGTAAAGATCTTGGACGACGAAGGCCGGATGGTGAATTTTCAGCGAGACATCGCTCCGATCCTCGTCGCTCGCTGTTTGGATTGCCACGGCCCTAAGGAAGCGAAGAATGATTTTCGAGTCGATGATGTCGATTCGTTGATGGGCTATGTCGAAGCCGAGGACATCGAATCCAGCTCGCTGTACGTCGACTATCTTACGACCGACGATGAAGACATGCTAATGCCGCCGGCAGCCCATGGCGGCCCTTTGACCCCCGGCGAACTCGCCCTGATCCGTGTCTGGATTTCCGAGGGGGCCCATTGGCCCGAAGACGTTCCGTTGTTGGCGTCCGCTGAATCGGTGCCTCCGGTTGCACCTGAGTCGGTCGCGAAAAGTCTGCCCGAGCGTGCCTGGGCGTTTCAAGGTTACCTGCACCCGGCCACCGTGCACTTTCCCATTGCCTTGCTTACGGTCGGCGCCCTGTTTGTGGTGCTGGGGATGAAGTGGCCCGAGATTGGGACCCAAATTCCGTTGGCCTGTTTGATCCTGGGGGCGTTGTCCTCGGTGGCTGCGACGGCGATGGGATGGTCGTTTGCGACGCAGCAAGGTTACGCAGGTTGGGACCGAATCGATTTTGATTCCGAGGTCTTTTGGCATCGCTGGAGCGGCATCATTGTCACGATCATGGCGGTCGTGTTGATGGTCGTCGCGGCGATCAGCGTTTGGAAGGACAGCATCGCGTGGACACGCATTTGGAAAGTCGGGCTGTTGGTGGTTGCCGGGATCGTCGGTTTGGTCGGGCATCAAGGCGGTGAACTGAGCTACGGAAAGGACTTTTATCCCAAAGCCTTCCGAGTTTTGTTTGGGACCGAAGGCCAGTCGCAGTCGCCGATCGCGGTGGTCGTTGAATCGAACGAGGGCGTGACGGTCGAAACTCAATCGGCCACAACGGCTGCGTCGGAGTAG
- a CDS encoding DHH family phosphoesterase encodes MGVQWKAFVDQISHYESFVLVSHIRPDCDALGSELGMAEVLRTVGKKVRIINAHRTPAALQFLDPAGNIEVLGDDVEAEDISADCIMILDTSAWAQLGDMGDVIRSSRADKIVLDHHVGEDELGATMYKDYQAEATGHLVVQAADALGVSLTRSMSVPLFAAIATDTGWFRFGSVTPETYRVVARLIDAGVVPSEVYADLYERDTLGRLRLRGLILSRTQSELDGALMHTYVEKEDFAKVGAEPNDTEDAINLTLAVQGTKAAVIFVGQIRGGFKLSFRSRCGMDCNEVARKFGGGGHKAAAGGFLEGTLDDVRGRVLPVVIEAVQKALAAE; translated from the coding sequence ATGGGTGTTCAGTGGAAAGCCTTTGTTGATCAGATTAGCCACTACGAATCGTTCGTGCTTGTCAGCCATATTCGCCCTGATTGCGATGCATTGGGCAGCGAATTGGGCATGGCCGAAGTGCTGCGAACGGTTGGCAAGAAAGTGCGAATCATCAACGCTCACCGCACCCCTGCGGCACTGCAATTCCTCGACCCCGCCGGCAACATCGAGGTTCTGGGCGACGATGTGGAAGCCGAAGACATTTCGGCCGACTGCATCATGATTCTAGACACCAGCGCGTGGGCTCAACTGGGCGACATGGGCGATGTCATTCGCAGTTCCCGCGCCGACAAAATCGTGCTGGACCACCACGTGGGCGAAGACGAACTCGGCGCGACGATGTACAAGGATTACCAAGCCGAAGCGACCGGCCATCTCGTGGTGCAAGCTGCCGATGCGTTGGGCGTCTCGTTGACTCGCAGCATGTCGGTGCCACTGTTCGCCGCAATCGCCACCGACACGGGATGGTTCCGGTTCGGTAGCGTCACACCAGAAACCTATCGCGTGGTTGCGCGTCTGATCGACGCAGGCGTGGTGCCAAGCGAAGTCTATGCGGATCTGTACGAGCGTGACACGTTGGGTCGACTACGGCTTCGCGGGCTGATCCTGTCGAGAACGCAATCGGAACTCGACGGCGCCTTGATGCACACGTATGTCGAAAAAGAAGACTTCGCCAAAGTCGGAGCGGAACCCAATGACACCGAAGACGCGATCAACTTGACCTTGGCCGTTCAAGGCACCAAGGCGGCGGTGATCTTTGTCGGACAAATTCGAGGCGGCTTCAAACTGAGCTTTCGCAGCCGCTGCGGCATGGATTGCAACGAAGTGGCTCGGAAATTTGGTGGCGGCGGACACAAGGCCGCAGCCGGCGGATTTCTCGAAGGAACGCTCGACGACGTACGCGGCCGCGTGTTGCCCGTCGTGATCGAAGCGGTCCAAAAAGCCCTCGCCGCCGAGTGA
- a CDS encoding membrane or secreted protein — MYCLAYASPSRIASLLFLFAITLGVCGNTIHAQDAAENSVDGEGADAAVAGGGAAGGYVPAIKLLPDSLAGLVRVPDVPDFCAAWDKTHLGQLFDDPAMQPFIDAQRERAEDYLDSLDNRVGLKPQDLYDIASGEAVVAWLPFPKDKRRPFSMCVIADIRGLRKEADAAVDKIDRDLKAGGATRNDVEYRGQTIRVYTTKPKPGQLKIEQIAITLDDTRIIASDRDTVVTGVLDAIAGEMKSPSISDSAEFRDVLTRSSRAMQKPFTEGNSTVAGEWFARPIQMGLILRETFQVDRGNQVDILKLLENQGFDAIKAAGGILAIAGDRYDILHRGFVLAPPTTTEPSKYEKAARMLSFFNAGLDPVPNWVGKDTGTISQIRLKIADAFWASESMINEAFGDDIFAPMIEGIRDDTDGPQIDLKNNVLPALGDEVLLLTDNTLPAEINSERMLVSVRLKNPDAIKLAVRKAMEVEPDASKLDVLPGVEVWRVQRGSESDASFEADVFGDLGFDEETVEEAPPLLDHWAIAVVDENGADGNSYLMFSSHPELLIETAKRIHSGQDGGFAKLPEVVRVVDALKDLGATSVSLSRIARTSVSLRVKYELLRTGKLKDSDTIMATLIRRVFKDENGDEAEPINTDKLPPLAEIEQHFPEGGNYVVTEKDGWSLSGFYLK, encoded by the coding sequence ATGTACTGCCTAGCCTACGCTTCTCCTTCGCGAATCGCTTCCCTCCTGTTTTTATTTGCCATCACGCTTGGAGTCTGTGGTAACACCATCCATGCTCAAGATGCAGCTGAAAACTCAGTTGATGGCGAGGGGGCTGATGCTGCCGTAGCAGGGGGTGGAGCTGCTGGCGGGTATGTGCCCGCGATCAAATTGCTGCCCGATTCGTTGGCGGGTTTGGTTCGCGTTCCCGATGTGCCGGATTTTTGTGCCGCCTGGGATAAAACGCACCTCGGCCAATTGTTTGATGATCCGGCGATGCAGCCGTTCATTGATGCTCAGCGTGAACGCGCTGAAGACTATCTTGATTCACTCGACAATCGCGTCGGATTGAAACCTCAAGATTTATACGACATCGCGTCGGGCGAAGCCGTTGTGGCGTGGTTGCCATTTCCAAAAGACAAACGACGTCCCTTCTCGATGTGCGTGATCGCCGACATCCGTGGGCTTCGCAAGGAAGCTGACGCGGCGGTCGATAAAATCGACCGGGATTTGAAGGCCGGCGGAGCGACCCGCAACGACGTCGAGTATCGCGGTCAAACGATTCGTGTTTACACCACCAAACCGAAACCGGGGCAGCTCAAGATCGAACAGATCGCGATCACGCTGGACGATACGCGTATCATTGCCTCGGATCGTGATACCGTTGTCACCGGAGTGCTCGATGCGATCGCGGGTGAGATGAAAAGCCCTTCAATTAGCGATTCGGCTGAATTCCGCGACGTATTGACGCGTTCTAGTCGAGCGATGCAAAAACCGTTTACCGAAGGAAACAGCACGGTAGCCGGCGAATGGTTTGCTCGTCCCATCCAGATGGGATTGATCTTGCGAGAAACCTTTCAAGTGGATCGAGGCAATCAAGTTGACATTTTGAAGCTTCTTGAAAATCAAGGCTTCGATGCGATCAAGGCCGCTGGCGGCATCCTGGCGATTGCAGGTGATCGTTACGATATTTTGCATCGCGGGTTTGTGTTGGCGCCACCGACGACGACAGAGCCAAGCAAGTACGAAAAAGCCGCTCGGATGTTGTCCTTCTTCAACGCGGGCTTGGATCCAGTTCCTAATTGGGTTGGAAAGGATACTGGAACCATCAGCCAGATCCGATTGAAAATCGCGGATGCGTTTTGGGCTTCTGAATCGATGATCAACGAAGCGTTTGGCGATGACATTTTCGCGCCAATGATTGAAGGGATTCGCGACGACACCGATGGGCCGCAAATTGACCTTAAAAACAACGTGTTGCCCGCTCTGGGGGACGAGGTCCTGTTGTTGACCGACAATACATTGCCCGCAGAGATCAATTCCGAGCGAATGTTGGTTTCGGTCCGTTTGAAGAACCCCGATGCAATCAAGCTTGCGGTTCGCAAGGCGATGGAAGTCGAGCCAGACGCCAGCAAATTGGATGTGTTGCCTGGCGTGGAAGTGTGGCGGGTTCAACGCGGCAGCGAATCGGATGCCTCCTTTGAAGCCGACGTGTTCGGCGACTTGGGGTTTGATGAAGAAACGGTTGAAGAAGCACCACCGTTGTTGGACCATTGGGCGATCGCCGTGGTGGATGAGAACGGGGCGGACGGGAATTCTTACCTGATGTTCTCGAGTCATCCTGAGCTGTTGATCGAGACGGCCAAGCGGATTCATAGCGGCCAAGACGGCGGGTTTGCCAAGCTGCCCGAGGTGGTTCGAGTCGTCGACGCACTCAAGGATCTTGGAGCGACGAGTGTTTCGCTTAGCCGGATCGCACGCACCAGTGTTTCGCTGCGGGTGAAATACGAGCTGTTGCGAACGGGCAAGCTGAAAGACAGCGACACGATCATGGCAACCCTGATTCGCCGCGTCTTTAAAGACGAAAACGGTGACGAGGCAGAACCGATCAACACCGACAAGCTGCCGCCACTTGCTGAGATTGAACAGCATTTTCCCGAAGGCGGTAACTACGTCGTGACCGAAAAGGATGGTTGGTCACTCAGCGGTTTCTACTTGAAGTAA
- a CDS encoding argininosuccinate synthase: protein MKSCVLAYSGGLDTSVILGWLQDQGYEVHAVYVDLGQPCEDREATLQKARDCGAKSSRIVDVREELCRDFAFPVLGWQAKYEGIYLLGTSIARPLISKVCIDVAHEVGATAYAHGATGKGNDQCRFQLAADAIDPSIKMIAPWRIKEFREAFPGRTELIAYCNEKNIPVKASTAKPYSSDENVLHISYEAGKLEELDVNGVEIVDFGMGVSPQEAPDKAESVTIGFESGVPTKLNGKSVSALEMVEGLNEIAGRNGVGRIDMVENRFVGMKSRGVYESPGMTVLYDAHMYIEQLAMDRDLMHLRDRLAPEVAEMVYYGFWYTPKMDALMAFMRESQKTVTGEVTLKLYKGNIIVDSRQSPNSLYDEDIATMEGGGTYDQDDAEGFLRIQGLPSRVQAAVTPRKF from the coding sequence ATGAAAAGCTGCGTACTTGCTTACTCGGGCGGTTTAGATACTTCGGTCATTCTCGGTTGGCTTCAAGACCAAGGTTATGAGGTGCACGCGGTCTACGTCGACCTCGGCCAACCTTGTGAAGATCGTGAAGCGACGCTGCAAAAAGCCCGCGATTGCGGCGCCAAGTCGTCACGGATCGTCGATGTTCGCGAAGAGTTGTGCCGCGATTTCGCCTTCCCCGTGCTCGGTTGGCAAGCCAAATACGAAGGCATCTATCTGCTCGGCACCTCCATCGCGCGTCCTTTGATCAGCAAGGTTTGTATCGATGTGGCTCACGAGGTCGGTGCCACCGCCTACGCGCACGGAGCGACCGGCAAGGGCAACGACCAATGCCGTTTCCAATTGGCCGCCGACGCGATCGACCCGAGCATCAAGATGATCGCTCCTTGGCGAATCAAAGAATTCCGCGAAGCGTTCCCAGGACGCACCGAGTTGATCGCCTACTGCAACGAAAAGAACATCCCGGTCAAAGCATCGACCGCCAAACCGTACAGCAGTGACGAAAACGTGCTGCACATCAGCTACGAAGCGGGCAAGCTCGAAGAGTTGGATGTCAACGGCGTCGAAATCGTGGATTTCGGGATGGGTGTCAGCCCACAAGAGGCGCCGGACAAAGCCGAATCGGTCACGATCGGATTCGAATCGGGAGTACCAACCAAGTTGAACGGAAAATCGGTCAGTGCGTTGGAAATGGTCGAAGGTCTAAACGAGATCGCCGGCCGCAACGGGGTGGGCCGCATCGACATGGTCGAAAATCGTTTCGTCGGCATGAAGAGCCGCGGTGTGTACGAATCGCCTGGCATGACCGTATTGTACGACGCTCACATGTACATCGAGCAATTGGCAATGGACCGTGACCTGATGCACTTGCGTGATCGCTTGGCACCCGAAGTTGCCGAAATGGTTTATTACGGATTCTGGTACACGCCAAAGATGGACGCGTTGATGGCGTTCATGCGTGAATCGCAGAAAACCGTGACCGGTGAAGTGACGCTGAAACTGTACAAAGGCAACATCATCGTTGATTCGCGTCAAAGTCCAAACAGTTTGTACGACGAAGACATCGCCACAATGGAAGGCGGCGGAACGTACGACCAGGACGATGCCGAAGGCTTCTTGCGTATCCAAGGTTTGCCAAGTCGAGTGCAAGCAGCAGTAACGCCTCGCAAGTTCTAG
- a CDS encoding NAD(P)H-hydrate dehydratase — protein sequence MNHQPPVSFPKREHDSHKGSFGRVLLCGGSREMAGSIALSSMAALHTGSGLVSAAVPDRCLETVAAFHPCVMTIPLADASRGHFATAAADELGSRLDGLDAIGCGPGMTTNDGSMQIVRRLIEPMKLARVFDADALNCLAKMEWAKQDPVSPETSPSNGDDARNIVLTPHPGELGRLTGAGAKDRDLQIEAAQKLAAHHRVTIVVKGGPTVVVDATRTWTNSTGNPGMATAGTGDVLTGVITSLLGQGLSPWDAARLGVWIHGSAGDRAAAEYGQPGMSAYELLAELPKVIAAFDS from the coding sequence ATGAACCACCAGCCCCCCGTATCCTTTCCTAAACGCGAGCACGATTCGCATAAAGGCAGCTTTGGCCGCGTGCTACTGTGCGGTGGTTCACGAGAGATGGCAGGATCGATCGCGCTTTCGTCGATGGCGGCGCTGCATACCGGATCCGGTTTGGTATCGGCCGCCGTTCCCGATCGATGTTTGGAAACCGTTGCCGCGTTCCATCCGTGCGTGATGACGATTCCGCTAGCGGATGCATCACGCGGTCACTTCGCCACCGCTGCGGCCGATGAACTTGGCTCGCGTTTGGACGGCTTGGATGCAATTGGATGTGGTCCTGGGATGACGACCAACGATGGGTCGATGCAGATCGTCCGCCGCTTGATCGAGCCGATGAAACTTGCTCGCGTGTTTGACGCTGACGCACTGAATTGTTTGGCCAAAATGGAATGGGCCAAGCAAGATCCGGTCTCGCCCGAGACCTCGCCATCCAACGGCGACGATGCCCGCAACATCGTGCTGACGCCCCATCCGGGCGAATTGGGACGATTGACCGGTGCGGGTGCCAAGGACCGCGACTTACAAATCGAAGCCGCGCAAAAATTGGCGGCCCACCACCGCGTCACCATCGTGGTCAAAGGAGGCCCGACGGTCGTGGTCGACGCGACGCGGACATGGACCAATTCGACGGGCAACCCGGGAATGGCAACCGCCGGAACGGGCGACGTATTGACAGGGGTGATCACATCGCTGCTGGGGCAAGGATTGTCGCCCTGGGACGCGGCTAGATTGGGGGTATGGATCCACGGATCGGCAGGCGATCGAGCAGCTGCGGAATATGGGCAACCCGGGATGAGTGCGTATGAGTTGCTGGCGGAATTGCCAAAAGTGATAGCGGCCTTCGATTCCTGA
- the ppk1 gene encoding polyphosphate kinase 1 has product MNRELSWLEFNQRVLEQAEDRSVPLLERAKFLAISGSNLDEFMMVRVGGLKLQFDRNAMVRDAAGLTVSQQINAVSSRVHEMVARQYDLLRDVLEPQLAAAEIRRVKVSDCSDRAREVADQRFHSDVSAVLSPHAITHDRPFPLLQGLGVHLCVRLRALPEKKPVADSSEDATASSASGSESSASTKTKSAAKATAKSEPVSEPELVDSWQFAVIPLGRSVPRLVSMPSERGHDYILLEDLVTHYVEDFFPGREVMECVAFRITRNADVELQEDGAADLVDGMEEVLESRRLSRVVRLEYSAAASDHIVSFLSEVMQLTNQDLYPIDGPLDLSYLFTLHGLEGFDSLRDEAWVPQAHPSIDPAEGLFTTIAKGDILLVHPYERFDPIVRLIEEAAVDPDVLAIKQVLYRTSKRSPIVAALMRAAERGKYVSVIVELKARFDEARNIEWAREMEQAGVQVIYGIRGLKTHAKVCIIVRREPQGIVRYLHFGTGNYNEATANLYSDVSLLTCNDTLGADATTFFNAVTGASQPQQLQLLAAAPITLRKRILDLIEAETRRCLEGQKAEIVAKLNSLVDTQVIDALYRASQAGVRVRLNIRGVCCLKPGVKGLSENIEVISIVDRFLEHARIVYFRHGGDDELFISSADWMPRNLDRRVELFVPVIDPAARERLLHVLRTYFKDTTNVWRMLPTGLYDRGQADKKGKGAFQSQRVLYNEAVEVTRKAKQSRRATFETHEPKQSD; this is encoded by the coding sequence ATGAATCGGGAACTGAGTTGGTTGGAATTCAATCAACGCGTCCTCGAACAAGCCGAGGATCGATCGGTACCGCTGCTGGAGCGAGCCAAATTCCTGGCGATTTCGGGTTCCAACCTCGACGAGTTCATGATGGTCCGCGTCGGCGGACTGAAATTGCAATTCGACCGCAATGCGATGGTGCGCGATGCGGCGGGTTTGACCGTATCGCAACAGATCAACGCGGTTTCCAGCCGTGTGCACGAGATGGTGGCTCGCCAATATGATCTGCTTCGCGACGTGCTTGAACCCCAGTTGGCGGCGGCCGAAATCCGCCGCGTGAAGGTCAGCGATTGCAGTGACCGAGCTCGCGAAGTTGCCGACCAACGATTCCACAGTGATGTTTCTGCCGTCCTGTCGCCTCACGCGATCACTCACGATCGTCCCTTTCCGCTGTTGCAAGGGTTGGGCGTGCATCTGTGTGTGCGTCTGCGTGCCTTGCCCGAAAAGAAACCCGTCGCCGATTCAAGCGAGGACGCCACCGCGTCGTCGGCATCCGGTTCCGAGTCCTCGGCGTCGACAAAGACCAAGTCTGCTGCCAAGGCAACTGCGAAATCAGAGCCTGTGAGCGAGCCGGAATTGGTGGATTCGTGGCAATTTGCTGTGATCCCGCTAGGCCGCTCTGTGCCTCGGTTGGTTTCGATGCCATCCGAGCGAGGGCACGACTACATCCTGCTCGAAGATTTGGTGACGCATTACGTCGAAGATTTTTTTCCAGGACGCGAGGTGATGGAGTGTGTTGCGTTCCGGATCACCCGAAACGCCGATGTGGAACTGCAAGAGGATGGGGCGGCGGACCTTGTCGACGGCATGGAAGAAGTGCTCGAAAGTCGACGGTTGTCTCGCGTCGTGCGGCTTGAATACAGTGCGGCCGCAAGCGATCACATCGTCTCGTTTTTGTCCGAAGTGATGCAGTTGACCAATCAAGATCTGTACCCGATCGATGGTCCACTGGATCTAAGTTACCTGTTCACTTTGCACGGTCTCGAGGGGTTTGATTCGTTGCGTGACGAAGCCTGGGTGCCGCAGGCGCATCCCAGTATTGATCCAGCCGAAGGATTGTTCACCACGATTGCCAAGGGCGATATTTTGTTGGTGCATCCCTACGAGCGTTTTGATCCCATCGTCCGGTTGATCGAAGAGGCGGCGGTGGATCCCGACGTGTTGGCGATCAAACAAGTGTTGTACCGGACCAGCAAGCGGAGCCCGATTGTGGCGGCGCTGATGCGTGCGGCCGAACGAGGAAAATACGTCTCGGTGATCGTAGAGCTTAAAGCGCGTTTTGATGAGGCTCGGAATATCGAATGGGCGCGGGAGATGGAACAGGCCGGCGTCCAGGTGATCTACGGGATTCGTGGGTTAAAGACGCATGCAAAGGTTTGCATCATCGTTCGCCGCGAGCCGCAGGGGATTGTTCGATACCTGCATTTTGGCACTGGTAACTACAACGAAGCGACGGCAAATCTGTATAGCGATGTGTCGTTGTTGACATGCAATGATACGCTTGGTGCCGATGCGACGACCTTCTTTAATGCCGTGACCGGAGCAAGTCAGCCGCAGCAGTTACAGTTGCTGGCCGCGGCGCCGATCACGCTTCGAAAACGGATTCTCGACCTGATCGAAGCCGAGACGCGGCGTTGTCTCGAAGGCCAGAAGGCCGAGATCGTTGCCAAGCTGAACTCATTGGTGGACACCCAGGTCATCGATGCGTTGTATCGAGCAAGCCAAGCCGGAGTTCGGGTGCGTTTGAATATCCGAGGCGTCTGTTGTCTCAAGCCAGGCGTGAAGGGGTTGAGCGAGAATATTGAAGTGATTTCGATTGTCGATCGATTCCTTGAACATGCTCGCATCGTCTATTTCCGCCATGGCGGCGATGATGAACTGTTCATTAGCAGTGCGGATTGGATGCCGCGAAACCTCGACCGCCGTGTCGAGTTGTTTGTCCCGGTGATCGACCCTGCGGCGCGGGAGCGATTGCTGCATGTGCTGCGAACGTATTTCAAAGACACCACCAATGTGTGGCGAATGTTGCCGACCGGGCTGTACGACCGCGGTCAGGCGGACAAAAAAGGCAAAGGGGCGTTTCAGTCGCAACGGGTCCTGTACAACGAAGCAGTCGAAGTGACCCGAAAAGCGAAACAGAGCCGCCGGGCGACGTTTGAGACGCACGAGCCAAAGCAGTCCGATTAA